A stretch of Cicer arietinum cultivar CDC Frontier isolate Library 1 chromosome 5, Cicar.CDCFrontier_v2.0, whole genome shotgun sequence DNA encodes these proteins:
- the LOC101505322 gene encoding uncharacterized protein, with product MDSSFTLTLMTFSLMSLKLYGSYAQSIKSTHVLDLLIRDHSFNSLDKNFKTGIPQSVKLPSNLSGIKVDIMRFRCGSLTRYGANLKEFHLGIGVTIHPCIERVMLIRQSIEYNWSSIYYSNYNDLSLYQLVSPIIGLLAYNAEKDSNFSNPFELGIEAGEKMIKIDFNNAAKLNKGKSVKMEPFCASFEGNGKMRVVKTNPLSPFVCFAKRNGHFGLVVESPTQDEFRKPIISQWKVAVGSTIGAAIGAFLLGLLLVAMVVRVKKRSRMVQMERRAYEEEALQVSMVGHVRAPTASGTRTSPTLEQHDYVTRRSNQIYHNS from the coding sequence ATGGACTCATCTTTCACTCTTACTTTAATGACATTTTCCTTAATGTCATTGAAACTTTATGGATCTTATGCTCAAAGTATCAAATCAACTCATGTTCTTGACCTCCTCATAAGAGATCACTCATTCAATTCATTAGACAAAAACTTCAAGACAGGAATACCACAATCAGTGAAACTACCTTCAAATTTGTCAGGCATCAAAGTAGATATTATGAGGTTTAGATGTGGAAGTTTAACAAGGTATGGTGCAAATTTAAAGGAGTTTCATCTTGGTATTGGTGTTACAATTCATCCATGTATTGAAAGAGTAATGTTGATAAGACAAAGCATAGAGTATAATTGGTCTTCTATATATTATTCTAACTATAATGATCTATCTTTGTATCAACTTGTTTCACCAATTATTGGACTTTTAGCTTACAATGCTGAAAAAGATTCAAACTTTAGTAACCCTTTTGAACTTGGAATTGAAGCTGGtgaaaaaatgatcaaaattgaTTTCAACAATGCTGCAAAGTTGAACAAAGGAAAAAGTGTAAAAATGGAACCTTTTTGTGCAAGTTTTGAAGGGAATGGAAAAATGAGAGTTGTAAAAACAAACCCTTTATCAccttttgtttgttttgcaaAAAGGAATGGACATTTTGGTTTGGTTGTTGAATCACCAACACAAGATGAGTTTAGAAAGCCTATTATAAGTCAATGGAAAGTTGCTGTTGGAAGTACTATAGGTGCTGCAATTGGTGCTTTTCTTTTGGGCTTGCTTCTTGTTGCAATGGTTGTTAGGGTGAAAAAGAGGTCAAGAATGGTTCAAATGGAGAGAAGAGCTTATGAAGAAGAAGCACTTCAAGTTTCAATGGTTGGACATGTTAGGGCTCCTACTGCATCTGGAACAAGAACATCACCAACACTTGAGCAGCATGACTATGTTACTCGTAGGTCAAATCAAATTTATCATAATTCATAG
- the LOC101505007 gene encoding hevamine-A-like: MGNEKSSLSIILLLFFLTLISSTYGGDIVIYWGQNEDEGSLTETCNTGLYNIVNIAFLSTFGNGRTPRLNLAGHCDPKLYNGCKSVGTDIKNCHKKGIKIMISIGGGIGRYSLSSRTDAINVADYIWNNFLGGKSSKSRPFGDVVLDGVDFDIEHGGGGSFYGEIAKRISQQSGLKKVYLTAAPQCPFPDEHLKGALSTGLFDYVWVQFYNNGRCQFNSKNINKFQNSWNEWVTSIKVSKVYVGVPASTSAAGSGYVPPRVFISQVLNFVKKSNKYGGVMLWDRFADDKNGYASKIEASV, from the coding sequence ATGGGCAATGAAAAAAGTAGCCTTTCAATTATCCTTCTCTTGTTTTTTCTTACCTTGATTTCTAGTACATATGGTGGAGACATTGTAATTTATTGGGGTCAAAACGAGGATGAAGGTTCATTGACCGAAACATGTAACACAGGACTATATAATATTGTAAACATAGCATTTTTATCAACATTTGGCAATGGTCGTACACCTCGACTCAATCTAGCTGGTCATTGTGACCCAAAATTATACAATGGTTGCAAAAGTGTTGGCACCGACATAAAAAATTGTCATAAGAAAGGTATCAAAATTATGATATCAATTGGTGGTGGTATTGGTCGTTACTCTTTATCATCTAGAACAGATGCTATAAATGTGGCTGATTACATATGGAACAATTTCTTAGGAGGGAAATCATCAAAATCAAGACCATTTGGTGATGTTGTTTTGGATGGTGTAGATTTTGACATTGAACATGGTGGTGGTGGAAGTTTTTATGGTGAAATTGCTAAGAGAATTTCTCAACAAAGTGGGCTGAAAAAAGTATACTTAACAGCAGCACCACAATGTCCTTTTCCTGATGAACATTTAAAAGGGGCATTATCAACTGGGCTATTTGATTATGTTTGGGTTCAATTTTACAATAATGGGCGTTGTCAATTTAATTCTAAGAACATAAACAAATTCCAAAATTCATGGAATGAGTGGGTTACCTCTATTAAGGTGAGTAAGGTTTATGTTGGTGTTCCTGCTTCAACATCAGCTGCTGGTAGTGGTTATGTGCCACCACGTGTGTTTATAAGTCaagtgttgaattttgttaaGAAATCAAATAAGTATGGAGGAGTGATGCTTTGGGATAGGTTTGCTGATGATAAAAATGGATATGCTAGCAAAATTGAGGCCTCTGTTTAA